AGCATGACGACATAGAAGGACTCATTGCGCTGCTTAAAGAAGAAGCTACCCTCTCCATGCCCCCTTACGCCGCCTGGTATCAGGGGCTGGCCGCCATCCGGGCCATCCTGGCCACCTGCCCTTTCCAGTCTGGGAGGCCCCAGCAGTGGCGTCTCTTGCCAACCGCGGCCAACGGGCAGCCCGCCTTTGCGGTCTATCGTCACAATGCCGCCCGAGATGCCTACATGGCCTATGGCATCCAGATGGTCAGCCTGGAGAAAAGCGCCGCCACAGCCGCCAGAGTCATCACCAGCATCATCATGTTCCACGATGCCGCACTTGTCGCCCGCTTTGGGCTGCCGGAACAGCTCCCTATCTCTTCGGAGCGGTACCACCCGGCAGGCAGCGCATTCGTAGCGCCACCGCCAACGTAGACATTGGGCTACGCCGGCATCGTCGTCACCGACCCCGTGGGAGCGTGCCCCACCTGATACGGCATCGTTCACAATAATGTCACGCCGTTCATCTTCGCGGCCCTGGCCCTGGAAATCTTCACCCTCTTTGAGCAGCTCAACGCCGCTGGCAAAACCATCATCTGTCTCACCCATGATCGTGGCCTGGCCGCCCATGCCAGCCCAGGACCGGCCTGTCTGAGAAGGGAGCAAGACAGGCTGAGGTCAACCACCAGAAAAGCCATCCAGGATCTGCTTCGGCGCAGACTACGCACAGCCCTGACCATCCTGGAGATTGCCATTGGCGTCATAGGATTCGCCGCCGTCATGCTGGCTGCAATCGCCTGGCTGCTGGCCCTGGTGCTGGGCCTCCCAGCGGGCTACAGTTTTCCCCTGCGCCTGAGAGAAGCTTTTGCTTGTCACTACACTTCATAATCAACTTGCTTATCATGCTGGCCATGCTGGCTCTTGATCCTGCTGCTAGCCAGCCTCGGCCCGGTCTGAAGCGCTGCCTGCCTCAGTGCAGTGCAGACACAAGGCACAATCGGCCAGCACCCCAGTAGGAGACCGCTCGCTGGCCGCAGGGCAAGCTAATCGACCATCCGTAGCTTGCAAGGGGTGGGATCGATGGCCACCAGGAAAGGCTGTATCATCCCATCCAGAGCAACAATCGCCTGACCTGGGGCCAGATTGGGTAGCCGCGTCCAGAGTCCCTCATCGATGCCGCCGATGCTCCGCTTCAGACGGCTGATCACGTTGGCATCGGTGATCTTATGGAGAACCACATTGTTAATGAGACCCAACACCTCGTCGGGCAGATGCTGCGGTAGCTGAGTCACAAAGACCAATCCCAGCCAGCGCTTACGCCCCCGCCGGGCCATGCGAGCCACCTGCTCGAACAGGGTTGGCATCTGGCGCACACGCTCCGCCGACAGGAACTCGTGCGCTTCTTCGATGATCACCATGACAGGGACCAATCCCTTGCCCTCTTTGACGGCCTGCGTCTGATCGGCTCCTGACGACGGTGTCGCCTGCCGCTCTGGCTGTCGCTCGAGCTGGGCATAGCGCTCATCCTGATGGCGATGCACTCCGCGTAGCAGCTCGGCGATCACCAGATTATTGATCTGTGGCGAGTCGGTATCGCTGAGGTCAATAATCGCAACCTGTCCTTGGTGCAGCATCTGGTCATACCGCAGCGGCTGGGCCTTGCGATTATCGAAAATGCGCAGATTCAGCAAGCGCCTGAGCTTCCCCTGCAGGGCTCGCCAGCTCGAGGGCGCTCCTGGCAGTCCCTTGGCTGCAGACTTAATCTTCTGAATGACGGTCTGGGAGGCTCCTTTCAAGTCTGGGCTACTGAACTCGATGTTTCCCTCGACCTTCTCGACGAGGGAAGTGCAGGCGCGGACCACATCATAGATGTGCTCCAGGCGCATGCCTCGATATCCCTCCTCTAGCTCATCCAGCTCCAACAGCCAGCTGGCATCTTCTCCAGCTCTCGGCGAGATTTTTAATTCATGCAAAATTTGCTTAGTAATATCGTAGGCACGTAGATAGCGCTCTTGCTGGGCCTCTGTCATCTCCAGCAGCTCGCACACAAGATACGGGGAGAGCTGCTCAAACAGGAGACAGAAGGGCTGGACGGTGGCCTGCTTCGGCTGCGGATTGGCGGTGCGGCGTCCTACCAGATGATAGATAGTGACCTGCCCCACGCCAGCAGGCTGCTTTCGGCGCCGCTCCAGAGCGGCGAGCATCGTTGCATCGTCCGTCGGTTCGTCAATAGTGGTATATTCTCCTTCGGTATCGATGAGTATCGTGGCGAAGCCCTGGCACTGGAGCTGACTCACCAGTCCGGAAACGGTCGTTGACTTGCCGCCGCCAGTTGTCCCGAGGATGCCGACATGGCGACACCAGAGCGACTTGCGCCTGGCGGGGACGCGCACGACCAGCTCCTCATGGCCAATGGCCAGGCCCAGCTCGATTTCTCCGTCCAATTTGAGCACACGGGCCATTTCTTCGCTGGTGAGCACGTAGACGGGGCTCTTGGGCAATGGGCGGAAGCGCTGCGGAACCAGCTGGCCGCCTTTGCCTCCTAGCTCCTCGCCCAGGAGCTGGACCTGGACGCGCCCGTGATAGTCTGGCAGGAAAACAGTGCCGTAGACGGAAGTCGTGACCACGATTGGCGAGTCGCCGCGGATGCCATCCGGTTCGGCAAATGGCCCGCGGACGACGATCCCCAGGTAGGAGCGCCCGTCAGTGCTCTCGATGCGGACCGGTGCCTGCGCAGGCACTTTCCCGATATTGGCCTGCGGGAGGACAACAGTCACGGTATTATCTTCGCTGGCCGGGGTGTCGAACAGGGTTTGACCCACATAGCCAGGGCCGTAATCTCGCTCCTGCCATTCACCGCCGGCGTGCTCTGCATCCTCTGCGAGGCGCGCGAAGACCTCGCGAGGGAAGGGCTTGATAGTCTCTTCTCCTCCTCCTCTCCCGTCTTCCTTCTCCTCAATCCGCTTCGCGGCGCCCTCTGCTGGTGCGCCGTTGCGATGACGCTGCGTCTGCGCGGGTTTTGCCGGGGGCAGCTCCTCAAAGGGCCAGAGGGAATTGTTGGAATCATCGTGCTGCTTCTTCATTGTGCGGCCTGCTACTTTCTGGCGCGTGTCCGGCGCTCACTCACAAAGCGGAATGGTTCACCTGCATGGACGTAGGCCGTGTGAATGGCATCTTCAAAGATGTCGTTGCCGAAGACCACGCGGCAGATGGCGTCTGCCAGATCGATGAGCAAGGGAAAGCCCCGGTGCTTGTGCAAGACACTATCTGCCAGAGCGATCAGCGCGGCCTCAAAGATATGGTCGATGTGACTATAGAAGATGTAAGGCTGGGCATAGGCCGAAGCGCGGTAGACACCCATCACCACCTGCGAGCCGACTTCGTGGCTGAAGTGCTCTGCCTGCTGTTTGAATTGAGCGGGATAGTGTCCCCTGGTGGCGATCTCAAGCAGCTGGTCCTCGATGGTCTCCAGAACGAGAAACTCCAGGGGCTCAAGGGCCTGGCCGATGGTCAGCCAATGGCGCCGCTGAGTGTCGCTCTGGACAAAGACCACCTTGCGATGACCAAGGAGCAGCTCCTCCAGCATGGCCAGGCTGCGCGTGAACAACTCCATGCTGCCCGAGCCAGTAAGCAGCTCATAGGGGACGGGAGGGCCGTGGCCCAGGCGCCAGGGCGCCTGAGCCTTCCAGGTGAGCACCGCCCGTTCAGCATAGCTCATGATGCCGCGGCGGGCCAGCATGCTCAAGCGGCTCTGTTCCTCGACCTCGATACTGCCGCGCTGGCTACGCTTTTCCAGCAGCGCCAGCAGATCCTCCAGTGGCTTACCGGTCGTCGCTCGCAGGTCGCGGCGAAAGAGACGCTGCGACCAGGACCCCTGGTCACCCTGATAGGAGACCAGGCAGACCCCTAACTGCGTGATCGTGATGGGCAGGCTATCGTAGCGCTGGCTCGTGCCATCACAGGCCTCGACCGCTCCGTTAAAGAGCAGGGCGCGGTGAGCGTAACGCAGGTCATCAAGCGAGACCCGATAGCACCCGGCGCCCCGCGCAGCGCCAGGGCGCCTGGCAAGGCGCGGAAAGACCTCGCGGCGAATTGGTTCGCGCTGAGCCCGCTCAAAGACCGCCGCCTCCCTGATTTCGGCCTCTAGTTTGCGATAGAGAGCCTCTAGATCACTACCTCCCTGCCACCTCTCAATGTCCAGCGTTTCCTCAAGCGACTCCCCATATGCCTCCTTATAGGTACGGGCATCCACCAGCGATGGCTCATCTTCTGGAGGCATCTCATCCACTCCTTCATTGAACAACCAATCCTGCAGCGTTTCTACTACATATTCCCTTCCTCCCGGAAAAGTGCGACAGATTCTGTAAATAGCCGGCGTCAATTATAAAAGCCGAGCAGATGAGCGATAGAGCGCTGGGTTGTCGCCGGAAAGAGCAGCGTGGCGTAGCCCTGAGCAATGGCCGGCGGCAGGCCATAGGTGACAACCAGCAGGCGCCGGGCGATGTGCCTCCTCTCAGCCGAGTCTGCGCCTTTCTGGAGCTGCTGGTCGACCTGCGAGAGCAGCCGCCTGGCGGGTGCGAGCAGTTCGAGGGCCAGGCGATCGGCCTCTCGCTCAGCGCGCAGCAGGGCACTGACCCGCTCCATATCTGCGGTTGTCCGCGGTAACAGGTCCAGATAGAAGCCGAGCTTGCAGCTGGCCAGGATGGCATTAAGCCGCTCCTCGAAGGTAGGAGGGCGCTCGCCATCGAGCACAGGAAGAATCGAAGGTCCCAGGCGCCGGATAGCGCGTTGCCGGGGCCGGAGGTAGTCGTGCAGAAAATGAGCTAGCTCGTGGGCCAGGGTATAGCGCTGCTCTTCGGGCGGATCGCTGCGATCCACAAAGATCAATCCATGTCCTCGCACTGCGATGAGGCAACCGTGAAGCGGGCGTTCAGCACAGCTGGAGCAGTAAGCGATTCCCCGCTGCTGCAGCCAGCGCTCAACTCGCTCCACGCTCAAGCGCGTGAGCGAGAAGATCGCGACCGGATAGGCGCGTCCGGCGATCGGAGCCAGATCACAGGGATAGGTTGGCGCACAGGCAACGGAGCGCCAGAAAGCGGCGGCCTCCTCCGTTACCCAGGCCGGCAGGGAAATCATCATGGCCCTTGCTCCTCCTCGCGATCGCGCGCTGCCTGCAGCAGGCTATCTCTCTGAGAAGCGCGCGCCATGTGGGTCTGCAAAGCCGCCATCGCCTCGACCTGGCGAAGCAAGGCCAGCAGGCGCCCATCCTTCAGCTGAAAGTGTCGAGTCAGTTGCTCTACATCGTCCAGGAAAGTCGCTGAGGTCCCCACGGGCCGGCGACACAGGGCAAGACGCGGCAGATCCTCTGGCGCACAGCCAAGGTCATGAGCCAGCCCTTGCTCATCAAGCTGATGCAGATCCTGATACTGGCGCAGGGCGCTGGCCAGGAAAAAGCTTCTCTGAGCCGCCCGCTGGGCCGCATAGACCAGCGCCGGTGAAGGGTTACTTCTCATCAAAGCGTACTCCGTGCCTCTTGAGTCGTAGACGCAAGCGATCCTTCACTCGCTTGACTTGCTTGCGCTGCTCCTCAATGGACAAGTATGTCAGTCCCAGTTCCGCCGCGTAGGCACTTGTCCGCCTCTCCCCCTGGAGCATGAGGACGACAATGCGCCATTCGATGGGTGTAAATGTCTCGCTGCGCAGGCGCTGAAGCAGCTCCTGCAGCGGTGGGGCACTCAGCGCAAGCCTTGCTTCCGCTTCCTGCCAGGGCCTCACCTCTTCTATGGAACTATTCCCTGCTGAGAGGGGAAGTGCGACAGAAGAAAGAGGAAGCTGGCGTTGCTGCTCGCGTTGGTAACGGCTGAGGGCGTTACGAAGATCGCCTTCGGCATTCATCATGAGGTAGTGCCACAGGCTGCCGCGCTCTGGCCGATAACGCTCCGGGTGTTCAAGGAACGTCAGCACTGAGTCTGTAACGGCATCCTGAATCAACTGAGGATCTGGAACGGAGGCATAGCGCAGGCGCAGCTGAGCGGTTAATGGATCAAGAACCAGCTCCGCAAAGTCGTCCGGTGCAGTGGGATCTTGAGCGAGCAAACGCTGATAGACAGCCTCTAGTTCCTGGGTTGATGGGGGTGACACTGGCAGACCCATCGGGGCCTCCTTTGGTGGGAACAACGCCGGACAAACGAAGCGCACCCGTTCGCCAGGGAGGGCGAAAGAGTGACTTCTGGCCTGTCCTCCTTCCTGCTGCTCTCGGCTATCAGCCTCAGAGGGAGGAAAGGGTAACGATCGTTTCGGTATGCATGCGCCTCTTCAGCAATGCCTGGTGAGCGGTACGTGGTGGTGGCAGGTAGCGACGGTTGGGAGGCAGTTCCCGCTCTTCCCAGCGCTCTAGCCGGAACCCCTGCCGCTGCGCCAGCAGCCAGAACAAACGGGCGTTCTGCAGGAAGGCGCCTCGCAGGCAGGAATTGCCCAGCACCACGATGGCGCGTCCGCCCGGGCGCAGCACGCGCCGCATCTCTGTGAGCAACGCCGCCAGATCCAGCAAGTAGCGCAGCAGCATCCCCTGCTCGCGGCTGGGCAGCTGCAGGAGCGTCTCCTGGCAAGCGGGGATCTCCTGCAGGGCCGTCAGGTCTGCGCCTGGGAGCGGCCCACGCTCGGCCCCGATACTGTTCGCCCGGATGGCGCGCAGCTCCCGCAAGCGGTAGCCGAGCCAGACCAGGGCCAGACGGTGCCCGCGCAGATAGTCGATGGCATTGAGATAGGGCGGAGAGGTCAGCACGACGTCGACGCTGTGATCGGCCAGCGAGGCCAGGTGGCGGGCGTCCTCTAAAGCGATCTCCGCTGCGCCGGCCTGGGGTGGCTGCGCTTCCAATCGGCTGGCGATCAGTTCCACGGCGCGAAGGAAGCCGTCCCGAACGGAGAAGGGCGTGTTCAGGCGCGTGCGGTGCGGGCGGCTGTGGGAGACATCGCGAGCCAGGGAGGCGCCCAGATCTTTGGTGATAATGATGCGGCTCAGGGCCAGCCGGAGGGCATCGCCGAGGGGGCCGTCCTCGTCGCGCAGGGCGGCGCTGAGGAGGCGGAGTGCTCCTTGTTGCGGTTCGGCAAACCAGTAATGGACGAAAGCGGCGGTCTCGGGATCGTCGTCGATCCAGGGCAGCGGGACCGGCGTCGCAGCGCCGCTGAGGCGCGCCACCAGCTGGTGGGCCCGTTGACGCAGCTGATCTGTATCCAGGGGGGTGGTCCAGACCCGGGCCATCAGGACGGCCAACGGGTCGATGTCGCGGCCAATGGCGCGCAGGCCGTGGTTGAGGGCCGCTCTCAGGACGGTGCCCGACCCCATCATCGGGTCCAGGACGATGCTGCCCGCCGGGAACTGGGCCAGCTCGCTCAGCGCGACCTCGGGGGCCATCCGCGCTGGAAAGGGGTGCACGGGCTTCAGGTCTGTCATCGCTCTTCCTGACTTTCCTTGCCGTAGGGGCGCTCAATGGTCTTCCGCCGGCTAGAGGCTGTGCCTGACTGCCGTTGTCCCTGCCTTGCCTTGCCATAGCGAAGAACGGGCGCGCGTCGCTGACGTATTGCAGTGAGATCTATCGATCGCTCAATTGTATTATATCACAGGATCTGCTGATCGTTAGGCTGGCTCATCTTCCTCACCTTGTGGCTGCTGAAAGAGTAGAACAGCATGGCTGCCCTGTCCCATCAGCTCTAGCCAATCTCTGCGACTACAGACTTTCTTATAGCGTGGAAGAACTGGCTGACCGGCGACCAGCCGGTCAGCCAGTTCGCTGCTCACGCAGGCCACTTTTCCCTTGAGGTGATCATTGTTTTGGTGGCCCCCCTTGATTTTTGATGGCCGGGACAGTAAAATGTCATTATGTTATGACATTTCAGAGAGCGGCGGAGGGAAGAGAGCGATGGCGGAGCCTCGCTATCGAGCGGCATCCAAAAGCAGCCCGGTGCCCATGCACTTCCAGGTCGAGCGAGACATGCGCGAGCGCATCCTCAATGGCACCTGGAAACCGGGGCAGCAACTTCCAGGAGAGATGGAGCTATGCAACCTCTACGGAGTCAGCCGTACCACGGTCCGTCAGGCTCTAGCGGTGCTGGTCGACGAGGGGCTGATCGTACGAGAGCGAGGGCGTGGCTCCTTTGTCCGTGATCTCACCATTACGGCGGGTGCCCGTGGGCTGACCTCCTTTAGCGATGAAATGGCCGCCCGAGGCATGCACGCTGGCGCTCGTGTGCTGAGCATTGGTCTGGAGCCTTCCACTCCCGACATGGCCCAGCGCCTGCATCTGGCTGCTGGCGAGAGCGTCGTCGTCATCCGCCGCGTGCGCTACGCCAACGACACCCCGATCGGCATTCAGACCGCCTATTTACCGGCTGCGCGCTTTCCCGGGCTAGAGCGGGCCGACCTCAACGAGCGCTCGCTCTACCAGTATCTGGAAGAGCGCTACGGTGTTGTGCCAGCTGAGGCCGTCGAAATCTTCGCGATGACCAGCATCAGCGGCCAGCAAGCGCAGCTGCTGCAGGTCAGCGAGGGGGCCTGTGGCTTCCACGTCGAGCGTCTGACCTTCGATGAAGCCAAGCAACCCTTTGAATTTGTCGTCTCGATCCTGCGCGGTGACCGCTATCGAGTCCAGCTCTTTCTGCGGGCTTCGCGCAGGCAGCGCTAGCGGCGTGGTGCCGGCTGGAAGGCGCTCTCGCGCACCATCTCTCCAGACTGAAGGAGTGAGCATGCACCAGGAAGTACCCTATCTTTCAGCAGTCGCCCACACCATTGACAAGCTTCAAGAGCAGAGCGAACAGATCCGCCTGGTCGCCGAACGCGCCGCCGACGTGATTGCCGCTCATCACTGGGTGCGCCTCTTTGGCAGCGGGCATTCTGTGCTGCCTGTACAGGACTGCTTCCCGCGCTATGGCGGCTATGTCGGTTTCTACCCGATGATGGACCCGCGGCTGATGTGGACCGCTGTCAGCGGGCCAGGTGGGGCAGAAGAGCTGCTCTGGCTGGAGCGTCAGGAAGACTACATACGCATCTTCTTGCGTCACACACGCTGGGACCCTGCCGACATGCTGATCGTCATCTCGCACGGCGGGCAGAATGCAGCGCCGGTAGAGATGGCCCTGGCGGCCAAGGCGGCGGGCCTCTACGTAGTAGCGATCACTTCCGAGGAGAACCATCGCTATCGGCCTGCCACTCACTCTAGCGGGAAGAAGCTCGGGGACATAGCCGATGTCGTGCTCTTCAACGGGGTCCCCTCAGAGGATGCCGTTGTCGCGGTCCCGGGGGTAGCGGGCAAAGTAGGCGGCCTCTCGACGCTGGCCGCGATCGCCCTGGTGCAGGCCATCGTCTCCGAAACGGCCCTGGCCCTCGCCCGCCGCGGCTACCTGGTCCGGCCCTTCGCCTCTCCCAACACCGAGGGCATCAGTCCCCGCAACAACGAGGAGGTCTACGAAGAATTTCGTCGTCGTTTGTACGGCGCTTGACTGAGAAGCGCTGTCCTGTCCACCATCGCTGTTGCGAGCTTCTTTCTGGCTGATCGATCTCCAACAGCGCCCACTCATGCGATCGGCGGCAGAGGCCAGCGCTCTTCTGGCCGACCCGGCCTGTGAAGCTGTCCCCCGGCCCCGGCCCAGCTCGTGCATGAGATACTTCTCTGGAGGTAGCTATGCTACGCTTTTCACTTACGCGCCCGACGCTGCGAGCCACGCTCGTGCTGGTCCTCTTCTCCCTCCTGCTGGCTGCCTGCGGCGGCACCAGCACAGGCTCATCCTCCGGTAAAGTGACGATTACCTACCTGACGCACTGGTCGGGTCCCCAGGTTGACCAGCTCAACCAGGCTATCAGCACCTATGAAAAGTTGCATCCCGAAGTGACGGTCCAGGTGCGCACCGTGCCGTTCGGCAACCTTTTGACGACGATCACCACCCAGGGGAGCAGTGCCAGCGGGCCGACGATCATGGGGATCTACAATCTCTGGCTGCCTCAGCTCGTGCAGGACGGCCTGGTAGCCCAGGCCCCGACCACCTTTGTCCAGGATATCCAGCGGGCCTATCCGCAGAACGTCGTTTCCGCCGTTCAGGTCGACGGCAAGACCTATGGCTATCCCAACGAAGTTGATCTCTACGCTCTCAATTACAACCAAGCCCTCTTCCGCGAAGCCGGTATAGCCAACCCTCCGGCCACCTGGGACGAACTGGTCAGCGATGCTGTGAAACTGACCAAGCGCGACAGTTCCGGCAAGATTCTCCAGCAGGGCTTTGGCGTCATCATCAGCTGGAATAGCGGCGTCGTCCACCCGTGGCTCTCGCTCGTGGATTCGGACGGCGGCCAGCTCCTGTCTGCCGATCACAAGCCCCTCCTGACCAGCCAGGCGGCCCTTGATGCAGCGAACCTCTACTATCAGCTGATTTTCCAGAAGAAGGTCACCGATCCGGCGATGGGCCAGGCCAACGCCTCGACAACCGGACCCTATCTTGAGAACTTCGTCGCGGGCAAGACGGCGATGATTATTATGGCCAACTGGTGGGAGAGCAACCTCAAGGCCGGCATGGGAGCGCGCTTTAGCGATGTCGGCACGGCTCCTATTCCGGTGGGACCGCACGGCAGCGGCTCCCATAGCGTGTCGTATTCCTGGAGCACGGTCGTCAACGCCAATGCTGACCCGGCCCAGCAAGAGGCGGCCTGGCAGTTCTTGCAGTGGCTCAACGGCCCTCAGAGTGGCAAAAATGGCTCCTCGGCAATGGGTGATATCCTGATGGGGATGGGGATTCTGCCAAGTCGTACCTCGGATCTGGCGGCCCATCAGGCCGACTTGAGCGAGCCGTTCATCAGCACCTATGTCCAGCAGCTCAAGAACAGCGTTCCGTTCCCGACGGTGCTGGGTGGCGATGAACTCACGACCAGCCTGCAGAAGTCGCTGGAGGCGCTCATGTACGGCCAGAGTTCGCCTCAGCAGGCGATGACTCAGGCGCAGAACAACCTCAGCCAGATTCTTAGTCGCTACTATGCCTGATATGGTGTAGGTGGGACGGAACAGGATTCCTGATACTGGGGGCAGGAGAGCCGGAGAAAGGAGGTCCTGCGGGGCCGCTGGCAGACGCTTCGATCTGAGCAGCGCTGGCCTCGTGCAGGCCGCCCAGGCGGCGCATACCCGGGAGAGAGTGAGAACGCTCCATCTCTCCCGGGAGGGCTGTACCTCCTTTCTCTTCCCTTCTCCAGGGTTGCCCATGAGGGAGCTGAAAGCTTCCTGTGAAGGGAGGGTCTGCAATTGATACAGCGGCAGCGCTCGCTGATCCGCTCCAGGTCGCTGGCCACGCTCGGTTTTCTCAGCCCGGGCCTGGGCTTACTGATCGTCTTTGTCGCAGTGCCGATTCTCTTAACGGCCTGGATCAGCTTGCATCAAGGCTCGATGGCCATTCCTTACTCGCGCATGCGCTGGGTCGGCTTCAGTAACTACGCGACCATCTTTGAACAGCCAATTTTTCGCACGGCTCTGCTCAATGTCTTTCTCTATTCGCTGGCCAATCTCGTGATCATTCTGCCGCTCTCTATTCTGCTCGGCCTTTTTCTGTACCAGGCCCAGGTTTACGGGCGCAATGTCTTGCGCACGGTCCTCTTCCTGCCCTATATGATACCGACGGTGGCGGTAGCCATTGTTTGGGGCTATCTCTATGAGCCTCAGTATGGCCCCCTCAATGAGATCCTGAGCTGGCTGCATTTGCCTGCGCAGGGCTGGCTAGGCTCCGTCTATGAAGCCATGCTCTCGCTGGTCATTTTGAATGTCTGGCAGACGCTGGGCTACTATGTGGTCATGGTGGTGGCGGGCCTGACAGAGATTCCCCAGGAGTATTACGAGGCCGCTGCTCTTGATGGGGCCGGCTGGTGGCGCCGTCACTGGTCTATTACCCTTCCCCTGCTACGGCGCACGCTGGCCTTTGTCTTTGTGATTCTGACCATCAATACGCTGCAGGTCTTCGATCCTGTCTATGTGCTGACGCAAGGCTCGCCGGTCAATTCAACCGATGTCGCTGCCTATGAGATGTACATCACAGCCTTTAACTATGGGCAGGCGGGACTGGCGAGCGCGATGGCGATGGTCATGCTGGCCATTGTGCTGGTGCTCTCCCTGCTCCAGCTGCGTCTCTTCCGCTCCCTGTGATGACCAGCAAGGAAGGGATGGGGAGCAAGCCGCGCGAGGGCGGGAGCAATCTGACGCGCAGGTCCCCTCCAGGGGCTTGAATGAATCCAGACGACGAAGGAGAGCAAAGATGTCGGTCTATGTCAAGAGCTATCGGCGCCACAGTCGGGGACGGCGCTGGCTCTCGCTGGCGCTGCAGTATCTCTGTGTGGCGCTCATCCTGGCGGTGATGCTGTTCCCCTTCTTCTGGTTGCTTGCTTCCAGTTTGAAGTCACCAGAGGACCTGGAGGCGCTGCCGCCGGTCTGGTGGCCTGCGCACCCGGCTTTTTCTTCGTATCGGACCGTCTTCGAGGTCACGCCTTTTGCGCGCGCTATTCTTAATTCGCTGATCGTGACTGTCTGCTCAACGACGGGCATTCTGCTCACCAGTATCATGGCCGGCTATGTCTTTGCCAAACATCAGTTTCGAGGGAAAAATACGCTCTTCGTCGGCGTTCTGGCAACCATGATGGTTCCTCAATTTGTCATGTTGATCCCCCTCTATCGCATGATGGCGGCCCTGCATCTCGATAATACCTATCCGGGCCTGATTCTGCCCAATCTGGCCAACGGCTTCGGCATCTTCTTGATGCGTCAGTTTATTGCCGGGATTCCCGATGAGCTGCTGGAGGCCGCCCGTCTGGATGGAGCCTCGGAGTGGACGCTTCTCTGGCGCGTAGTGGTGCCTTTGCTGCGTCCGGCGGCGGCGGCGCTGGTCTTATTCGCCTTCGTCTTCCAGTGGA
This is a stretch of genomic DNA from Thermogemmatispora onikobensis. It encodes these proteins:
- a CDS encoding ATP-binding protein, with translation MKKQHDDSNNSLWPFEELPPAKPAQTQRHRNGAPAEGAAKRIEEKEDGRGGGEETIKPFPREVFARLAEDAEHAGGEWQERDYGPGYVGQTLFDTPASEDNTVTVVLPQANIGKVPAQAPVRIESTDGRSYLGIVVRGPFAEPDGIRGDSPIVVTTSVYGTVFLPDYHGRVQVQLLGEELGGKGGQLVPQRFRPLPKSPVYVLTSEEMARVLKLDGEIELGLAIGHEELVVRVPARRKSLWCRHVGILGTTGGGKSTTVSGLVSQLQCQGFATILIDTEGEYTTIDEPTDDATMLAALERRRKQPAGVGQVTIYHLVGRRTANPQPKQATVQPFCLLFEQLSPYLVCELLEMTEAQQERYLRAYDITKQILHELKISPRAGEDASWLLELDELEEGYRGMRLEHIYDVVRACTSLVEKVEGNIEFSSPDLKGASQTVIQKIKSAAKGLPGAPSSWRALQGKLRRLLNLRIFDNRKAQPLRYDQMLHQGQVAIIDLSDTDSPQINNLVIAELLRGVHRHQDERYAQLERQPERQATPSSGADQTQAVKEGKGLVPVMVIIEEAHEFLSAERVRQMPTLFEQVARMARRGRKRWLGLVFVTQLPQHLPDEVLGLINNVVLHKITDANVISRLKRSIGGIDEGLWTRLPNLAPGQAIVALDGMIQPFLVAIDPTPCKLRMVD
- a CDS encoding ImmA/IrrE family metallo-endopeptidase, with protein sequence MMISLPAWVTEEAAAFWRSVACAPTYPCDLAPIAGRAYPVAIFSLTRLSVERVERWLQQRGIAYCSSCAERPLHGCLIAVRGHGLIFVDRSDPPEEQRYTLAHELAHFLHDYLRPRQRAIRRLGPSILPVLDGERPPTFEERLNAILASCKLGFYLDLLPRTTADMERVSALLRAEREADRLALELLAPARRLLSQVDQQLQKGADSAERRHIARRLLVVTYGLPPAIAQGYATLLFPATTQRSIAHLLGFYN
- a CDS encoding RNA polymerase sigma factor; translated protein: MGLPVSPPSTQELEAVYQRLLAQDPTAPDDFAELVLDPLTAQLRLRYASVPDPQLIQDAVTDSVLTFLEHPERYRPERGSLWHYLMMNAEGDLRNALSRYQREQQRQLPLSSVALPLSAGNSSIEEVRPWQEAEARLALSAPPLQELLQRLRSETFTPIEWRIVVLMLQGERRTSAYAAELGLTYLSIEEQRKQVKRVKDRLRLRLKRHGVRFDEK
- a CDS encoding GntR family transcriptional regulator, which translates into the protein MAEPRYRAASKSSPVPMHFQVERDMRERILNGTWKPGQQLPGEMELCNLYGVSRTTVRQALAVLVDEGLIVRERGRGSFVRDLTITAGARGLTSFSDEMAARGMHAGARVLSIGLEPSTPDMAQRLHLAAGESVVVIRRVRYANDTPIGIQTAYLPAARFPGLERADLNERSLYQYLEERYGVVPAEAVEIFAMTSISGQQAQLLQVSEGACGFHVERLTFDEAKQPFEFVVSILRGDRYRVQLFLRASRRQR
- a CDS encoding sugar isomerase domain-containing protein, which translates into the protein MHQEVPYLSAVAHTIDKLQEQSEQIRLVAERAADVIAAHHWVRLFGSGHSVLPVQDCFPRYGGYVGFYPMMDPRLMWTAVSGPGGAEELLWLERQEDYIRIFLRHTRWDPADMLIVISHGGQNAAPVEMALAAKAAGLYVVAITSEENHRYRPATHSSGKKLGDIADVVLFNGVPSEDAVVAVPGVAGKVGGLSTLAAIALVQAIVSETALALARRGYLVRPFASPNTEGISPRNNEEVYEEFRRRLYGA
- a CDS encoding ABC transporter substrate-binding protein — translated: MLRFSLTRPTLRATLVLVLFSLLLAACGGTSTGSSSGKVTITYLTHWSGPQVDQLNQAISTYEKLHPEVTVQVRTVPFGNLLTTITTQGSSASGPTIMGIYNLWLPQLVQDGLVAQAPTTFVQDIQRAYPQNVVSAVQVDGKTYGYPNEVDLYALNYNQALFREAGIANPPATWDELVSDAVKLTKRDSSGKILQQGFGVIISWNSGVVHPWLSLVDSDGGQLLSADHKPLLTSQAALDAANLYYQLIFQKKVTDPAMGQANASTTGPYLENFVAGKTAMIIMANWWESNLKAGMGARFSDVGTAPIPVGPHGSGSHSVSYSWSTVVNANADPAQQEAAWQFLQWLNGPQSGKNGSSAMGDILMGMGILPSRTSDLAAHQADLSEPFISTYVQQLKNSVPFPTVLGGDELTTSLQKSLEALMYGQSSPQQAMTQAQNNLSQILSRYYA
- a CDS encoding carbohydrate ABC transporter permease, whose product is MIQRQRSLIRSRSLATLGFLSPGLGLLIVFVAVPILLTAWISLHQGSMAIPYSRMRWVGFSNYATIFEQPIFRTALLNVFLYSLANLVIILPLSILLGLFLYQAQVYGRNVLRTVLFLPYMIPTVAVAIVWGYLYEPQYGPLNEILSWLHLPAQGWLGSVYEAMLSLVILNVWQTLGYYVVMVVAGLTEIPQEYYEAAALDGAGWWRRHWSITLPLLRRTLAFVFVILTINTLQVFDPVYVLTQGSPVNSTDVAAYEMYITAFNYGQAGLASAMAMVMLAIVLVLSLLQLRLFRSL